One part of the Hippopotamus amphibius kiboko isolate mHipAmp2 chromosome 14, mHipAmp2.hap2, whole genome shotgun sequence genome encodes these proteins:
- the LOC130835686 gene encoding high mobility group protein B3-like, producing MAKGDPKKPKGKMSAYAFFVQTCREEHKKKNPEVPVNFKEFSKKCSERWKTMSGKKKSKFDEMAKADKVRYDREMKDYGPAEGGKKKKDPNAPKRPPSGFFLFFSEFRPKIKSTNPGISIGDVTKKLGEMWNNLSDSEKQPYINKAAKLKEKYEKDVADYKSKGKFDGAKGPAKVARKKVEEEDEDDKEDEEEQEEEEEDK from the coding sequence ATGGCTAAAGGTGATCCCAAGAAACCAAAGGGCAAGATGTCTGCTTATGCCTTCTTTGTGCAGACATGCAGAGAGGAACATAAGAAGAAAAACCCTGAGGTTCCTGTCAATTTTAAAGAGTTTTCCAAGAAGTGCTCTGAGAGGTGGAAGACGATGTCTGGGAAAAAGAAGTCTAAATTTGATGAAATGGCAAAAGCAGATAAAGTGCGCTATGATCGGGAAATGAAGGATTACGGACCAGCTGAGGGAGGCAAGAAGAAGAAGGACCCTAACGCCCCCAAGAGGCCACCGTCTggatttttcctgttcttttccgAATTCCGCCCCAAGATCAAATCTACAAACCCTGGCATCTCTATTGGAGATGTGACAAAGAAGCTGGGCGAGATGTGGAATAACTTAAGTGACAGCGAGAAGCAGCCATACATCAACAAGGCAGCAAAGCTGAAGGAGAAGTATGAGAAGGATGTCGCAGACTATAAGTCTAAAGGGAAGTTTGATGGTGCCAAGGGTCCTGCTAAAGTTGCCCGGAAAAaggtggaagaggaagatgaagacgacaaggaggacgaggaggagcaggaggaggaggaggaggataaataa